The DNA segment GCGACGAAGCAATCTGACAGCACAAGCAGAACACTGCAAAGCCATGCCGGAAAGAATCTTTTGTAAGGGTGTGCCTGTTCGGGCAGATTGCTTCGTCGCGAATACATGAGGCAATAATCAGAGATTTTTTACGCTCCTCGCAATGACGTCTTATTCACTATCTCCTCAACAACCTTCACCGTAAGTTCAATCCCATTCTTATCCTGAAGCTTTTGTGCCATTTCAACCGCATTTTTCTTATACTTTTCATTGGATATGCATTCTGTAATAGCAGTTGAAATGGATTCTGCCGATATTTTTTTGAAATCACAGGTATCAGGTCCCAGACCTAGTTTTATTACCTGTTTTTGATTTGAAAACTGGTCGCCCATAAACGGAAAAGCTGCCTGGGGTATGCCCGACCTTGCAATGGCAGCCATTGTGCCTGTCCCTCCGTGATAGACTACGGCTGCAAGTCGCGGAAACAATAATTCAAACGGCATTTCATCCACATACAGGATATCAGGTGTATTACTTTCAGGTAATTCAGCCCAGCCTTTTGAGATGATTAATCTTTCGTTGGTTTTCTCCCTTACTTTTTCAAACATGGCAGTGTATTGGCCGGGAGAAGAAATCGGGTTGCTTCCGAAACCAATGTAAACCGGTGGTTTTCCGGAGTTCAGAAAATCTTCAACATGTTGGGGCAGATTATTCTTAGAATGAAGAAGCATAAACCCGGTCTGGATGAAGTCAAATGCCACACCAGGCCGGGCTTCATTAAGCTCCTTATCACAGGCAATAATTACCTTTTCACCCATCCAGTGCTCCCATATATCTTTCACGGGGGGCAGACCGTATTCTTTACGCATGTTGTTTATAAAACCTTTCAAAACCGCATTCATTGCCATTCTTCCGAATCCGAACATCATCCGGCTTTTCAATGGGTCCTCCTTTGTTGTTCCAAGGATGATGGGATAGAATGCCACAAGGTGATAAGGTACTTTCAGAATATCAGCCGCTGTGTGCACGCCAACCACTATTCCGGCAGCCAATATCATATCCACTCCTTTTAATTTTTCAGGTAATTGTTTAACCTGGTCAGCTATAAGCTTTTTACCCTGTGCCAGGGTGATTTTAACTGCGACTCCGCCTTTCTGCTTTTCAGGATTCTCCCTGATGTTTTTTTTGAGTTCGGGACCAAAAGGCATGAACGGACAATCGTTTGATACTGCCAGTTGTTCGTTTTCGGGAGGTGCACAAACGATCACTTCATGACCTTTCTTTTTTAAACCGGTTGCAAGGGCAATCATAGGTTGCACATCGCCACGGGTGCCGAGAATTACACATGCGATTTTCATTGGATTCGGGTATTAGTTTTTAATATGAGTAATCAGATTCAATTAGTGCCTCGCTTTAATATGATTGTAGAAATTATCCCATAACGTAATCAGTTCCCTGTCGTTCTCCTCTGAAGATTTTCCTTCAAGTGTCGATTTCATTCCCATTCCTTCCATGGTGAACTTGAAGAAACAGGCAATCTGTTCATCGGTCATTCCAGTTGAAATTTCTCCATTCTCCCTTGCGGTTTTTATAACATGAATCCAGTTATTTAGAACACCGTCATTCACAAATTTCATTTTTTCACGAAATCCGGGTAATCGCTTTAGCGCATCAAGCGATAACGCGAAATAACTGAATACATCAGCCTTGGCATCGGCAAAAGTTTGTCCTAACCGGGCAAATGACCTGGAAGCGTTTTCAAGATGGACATGGTAAAAATCATACAATGTACCGTCGAAGTTTACCAGCTGGGTGGTGGCCGGAACCGACAGGTAAAAGGTATTGATTACTTCCTCGTAAATCTTCTCCTTGCTTTTGAAATAATAATAAAAGGTTCCGCGCGATAAACCGGATTGTTCAAGGATTTCATTCATTGTCACCTCTTTAAAGCCCTTCTGAAGAAAGAGCTTAAAGGCAACAAAGAAAATTTTCATTTTCGTTTCATTCATATACTGACCGATCGGTATACAAATGTAAGGAATTTTATTGAACCGGCAAGTTTTTTTGTCTGTAGTCTGTTAGTCTGTTACTCAAGTTGCTGGTTATTTAATTCTGTTATACCGAGGCTTAAACCGTAGGTTTAAGCAAAAGCCCGTTAGGGGCGAAATTATGGTAGCCAATGATATCTGCAACATCACATAAGCTCCGCTAGGAGCGAAATTATGGTCTCTTAGCCTTCAATTTACCATAATGCCGCTCCTAACGGAGCTTTTTGATTATTACTGATTTTATTATCTACCATAATGCCGCTCCTAACGGAGCTTATTCGTGCATAACCGGCAACTTGAGTTGTTAGTCTGCAGTCTGTTGGCCTCTTCAATAGCCCCGGCCTTCAAGCCGGGGTTTGATATACGTTATAAACTACCGTCAAAAGCGTCATCTCATAACTGTTAATCAATCAGCTACCTGATGGTGATGATCAATTCGTCGGTTTCAATACCCCCGGTTTTCTCGCCGTTCTTAATATCCAACCGGGCATGGCCTTTGAGATCTATTGTATTGTCCGATTTACTGATCTTGTCTGCATAATATTGAATTACTTTGTCTTTTAACAGGTATTTTTCAATTGATAACTCAACCCGCTGTTCCCTGAAGATGCCCTTAACCAATCCTGCATTAAATTCACGGGTCATCTTATTCACTGTAATCAGGCTCACATTCACCTTTGTTCCGTTATATTCAAATTTAACATTCCGACCGGTCAGAACTCCATTTTCCTCAAAACATTCATCACAGCTGAAATTTGACCAGGCCATTTCAAGATTAGTGGAATAACTTTTGGCCGTATCTGCTGCAGGAGTCTGTTGGCTTTCCGTTTTTTCTGCTTTTAACGCCGAGGTCAGAGCTGATATTCCTAGAAATGTAAGGAATATAAAGACTGTAAGAATTGAAATTTTTCTCATTGTGTGTGTTTTTAGGTTAAATAAATCAATGAAGTACAAATAAAATTGCCTGTTTAATCGAATAAAGGATCCTTTCTCATTCACAAATGTGCTGTCATAACTCATTTCCAATGCTTCAAAGATCAGCCTGATGGTGTAACTTCTTGGGGTTACTTCACCCGATTCAATTCGTTGAAGGGTTCTTACACTCAGATTGCATTTTTCCACAAGTTCTTCCTGGGTCAGACCTTTTGCTTTTCTCAGGTCAGCAATTTTTCGTCCTAATTCGGGCTGTTGAAGCATAGGTAAAAATTTGAGGCAATTTTAAACGGTAATCTAAAAACACACCACGAATTTATTTGAATTTTAAATGACAGATACACGTCATTCGCCTGACATTGTTAATCCGTTTAAATCAACATCTATGACCCTCTGCGTCTCAGTGCGAAATGTCAGCATACATCCAAATCTGCGAGAAATTTCATATACTGAGCAACGACGAACCGATTTCCTATTATCTTTATGATTCGCGAAAAAAATTTTATCTATGAAATTTCACCTTTACATTGCTGTTGTTGCGGCGCTGATGTTTGGTTGCGGCAACGGCGAAAAAGTCCTGATCCTTCCCGATAACCCCAACATTTCGTATAACGGCCGCATTGATTTTTCCGACCCTGAAAAACCGGTTTTCATGTACTCCGGTTGCGGCATCCGGGTTGATTTTACCGGAACTTCCGCCGAACTGATTATGAAAGACGACAGCCTCCGAAACCTGTTTACAATCGTTCTTGACGACAGCGTCTTTGTGCTGAACGCCGATGAAGCCGACAGCACGTATCTGCTGGCCGACAGTCTGCCTAAAGGAAAACACAAACTTGAGGTTTATCGCCGCAGCGAATGGCACGGTGGAAATACTACTTTCCTGGGATTTAAATTCGACCCGAATGCCAAAGTTTCTGCTCCTTCACCCCGCGCACATAAAATTGAATTCATCGGCGATTCCTATACGTGCGGGTATGGGAATGAAGGTCTTGCCCAGACTGAACATTTTAAATACGAAACGGAAAACCACTACCTCAGTTATGATGCCATTGTGGCCCGTGAGCTGAATGCCGACCTCACAGCCGTTTGCCGTTCCGGTATCGGTATTGTGCAGGGATATGGCGGGAATAAGGGGTTTAATATGCCCGACTGCTATGATGAAGTTACGCTTGATACGACAAAGAAGTGGGATTACACAAAATCACAGCCCGAACTCCTTGTAATTGACCTGATCACGAATGACCTTTCTGTGGCACTTGATTCTGCTGAATTTGTCATTCGCTATCTGGATTTCCTGAAACGCATCCGCGGCAACTTTCCTGAAACACGGATCGTTTGCCTTGCCGGACCGGCGAGCGAAGGTGATAAATGGAATACTGTTCAGAGCTACATCGGTACCATTGTAAAAGAATTTGGTAAAAAAGATAAAGCCGTCAGCTATTTTGCCTTCACACCCTTTGAAATGCACGGAAGCGACTGGCATCCCAATGTAGAAGAGGATAAAAAGATGGCTGCGGAGCTGACTCCTTTCCTGAAACAATTGATGAACTGGTAACTATATCAAACTATGGAAAATAAATCAACTGAATTGCGTACATGGCTGATTACTCTCTTAAGAGTAGCCATTGGCTGGCATTTTTTATATGAAGGCCTTAGTAAAATTCTGGCCGGTAACTGGTCATCTGAAAGCTACCTCCTGGGAACATCAGGTTTCCTGTCCCCTTTTTACCATTCAATCGCAGAAAATCCTTCCATTTTAAAACTTACCGATATTCTTAATGAATATGGACTTTTATTAATCGGAATTGCCCTGTTCTTAGGCATATTGATCCGGTTTGCCTCATGGGCCGGAGTTTTGCTCCTTACCCTGTATTATTTTGCTTATCCTCCCTTCGGAAGTCCCCTAATGGATATGAGTGAAGGCCACCTGTTTATCGTAAATAGGTTGTTTATTGAGATTGTTGCTCTTCTTGCCATAATCTTTTCCAAAAACCAGGGGTATTCAATTGATACCTTGCTGGGAGTATTCGGAAGGAAAAAAGCCAAAATACAGCCAGTTGCAGAAGAAGGTGCCAAATCGCGTCGCGAAGCCCTGAAAAACCTTGCCACTGTTCCTGTTCTCGGTGTTCTGGGTTGGGGCGCCTTAAAAAACTACAGTGAATATGGAACCGATGTAATGTCGGGCGCTACCATTCAGCTTAAACAAACTGCATTGAAAGATCTGAAAGGAACCCTGCCAAAGGGAAAGATTCAGAAGCATGAAATATCCCGTCTTGTTATGGGCGGAAACCTGATCGGCGGCTGGGCACATTCAAGGGATCTGATCTACGTGCCATCACTTTTTAAGGCTTACAATACAGAGAAAAAAGTATTCGAAACTCTTATACTTTGCGAGCAGGCCGGGATCAATACAATTAATATAGGCTTCCCGTCAGGTCCTCTTCTGCAGAAGTACAAGAAGATCACAGGGAGTAAAATGAAGGTAATTACCCAGGTCGCTCCGGACATGGAGAAAAACGATTATTTCGTTAATATAAATATGGCCGTGGATCGCGGTTCGGATATTGTCCAGATACAGGGCAACCAGTGCGATTTCATGGTCCGTGACGGTAAACCTGATGTCCTTGCAAAAATGCTCGATAAGATCAGAAGTCACGGAGTAACCGCCGGTATGGG comes from the Bacteroidales bacterium genome and includes:
- a CDS encoding glycosyltransferase: MKIACVILGTRGDVQPMIALATGLKKKGHEVIVCAPPENEQLAVSNDCPFMPFGPELKKNIRENPEKQKGGVAVKITLAQGKKLIADQVKQLPEKLKGVDMILAAGIVVGVHTAADILKVPYHLVAFYPIILGTTKEDPLKSRMMFGFGRMAMNAVLKGFINNMRKEYGLPPVKDIWEHWMGEKVIIACDKELNEARPGVAFDFIQTGFMLLHSKNNLPQHVEDFLNSGKPPVYIGFGSNPISSPGQYTAMFEKVREKTNERLIISKGWAELPESNTPDILYVDEMPFELLFPRLAAVVYHGGTGTMAAIARSGIPQAAFPFMGDQFSNQKQVIKLGLGPDTCDFKKISAESISTAITECISNEKYKKNAVEMAQKLQDKNGIELTVKVVEEIVNKTSLRGA
- a CDS encoding TetR/AcrR family transcriptional regulator; its protein translation is MKIFFVAFKLFLQKGFKEVTMNEILEQSGLSRGTFYYYFKSKEKIYEEVINTFYLSVPATTQLVNFDGTLYDFYHVHLENASRSFARLGQTFADAKADVFSYFALSLDALKRLPGFREKMKFVNDGVLNNWIHVIKTARENGEISTGMTDEQIACFFKFTMEGMGMKSTLEGKSSEENDRELITLWDNFYNHIKARH
- a CDS encoding helix-turn-helix domain-containing protein, whose translation is MLQQPELGRKIADLRKAKGLTQEELVEKCNLSVRTLQRIESGEVTPRSYTIRLIFEALEMSYDSTFVNEKGSFIRLNRQFYLYFIDLFNLKTHTMRKISILTVFIFLTFLGISALTSALKAEKTESQQTPAADTAKSYSTNLEMAWSNFSCDECFEENGVLTGRNVKFEYNGTKVNVSLITVNKMTREFNAGLVKGIFREQRVELSIEKYLLKDKVIQYYADKISKSDNTIDLKGHARLDIKNGEKTGGIETDELIITIR
- a CDS encoding SGNH/GDSL hydrolase family protein, producing the protein MKFHLYIAVVAALMFGCGNGEKVLILPDNPNISYNGRIDFSDPEKPVFMYSGCGIRVDFTGTSAELIMKDDSLRNLFTIVLDDSVFVLNADEADSTYLLADSLPKGKHKLEVYRRSEWHGGNTTFLGFKFDPNAKVSAPSPRAHKIEFIGDSYTCGYGNEGLAQTEHFKYETENHYLSYDAIVARELNADLTAVCRSGIGIVQGYGGNKGFNMPDCYDEVTLDTTKKWDYTKSQPELLVIDLITNDLSVALDSAEFVIRYLDFLKRIRGNFPETRIVCLAGPASEGDKWNTVQSYIGTIVKEFGKKDKAVSYFAFTPFEMHGSDWHPNVEEDKKMAAELTPFLKQLMNW
- a CDS encoding DoxX family protein, coding for MENKSTELRTWLITLLRVAIGWHFLYEGLSKILAGNWSSESYLLGTSGFLSPFYHSIAENPSILKLTDILNEYGLLLIGIALFLGILIRFASWAGVLLLTLYYFAYPPFGSPLMDMSEGHLFIVNRLFIEIVALLAIIFSKNQGYSIDTLLGVFGRKKAKIQPVAEEGAKSRREALKNLATVPVLGVLGWGALKNYSEYGTDVMSGATIQLKQTALKDLKGTLPKGKIQKHEISRLVMGGNLIGGWAHSRDLIYVPSLFKAYNTEKKVFETLILCEQAGINTINIGFPSGPLLQKYKKITGSKMKVITQVAPDMEKNDYFVNINMAVDRGSDIVQIQGNQCDFMVRDGKPDVLAKMLDKIRSHGVTAGMGAHTVDAFIKCEELGIIPDYYMQTMHHDKYWSAHPLENRVPFEVDGERYLDHNKFHDNCFCLFPDRTVEFVNRTKVPVMGFKVLAAGAIEPKDGFRWAFENGADFICVGMFDFQVVDDVNTVIDILGSLIRKREWMA